In a genomic window of Desulfovibrio inopinatus DSM 10711:
- a CDS encoding biotin--[acetyl-CoA-carboxylase] ligase produces MAVGYHGEVVIVEQELTNLASPFVVSAKRSGDIGWMHDIQSLEPFLHETIDLGGSYVTAKRRQIGEGPRVIVTGTCPSCLDTAWGLADIDVLNDFDSVMTYTQTQGRGQLRRQWSSPAGNVYAALVLPERFGPLADAVSVALGAGVVLCFQSQGIDARLKWPNDILVGDKKVGGILIEERHGQMIAGIGINLASCPPASALRRDAAIEADCLRFPGVQPGPLTVWLHLVEFLQKWYVNYLAVASSCRFVSDIERNLAWLGHSVLITNDGPRTYKAEIIGLADDGGLLIETYADGNVLRRVLHGGSIIPLM; encoded by the coding sequence ATGGCCGTTGGTTATCACGGGGAAGTGGTCATTGTAGAGCAAGAATTGACAAATTTAGCCTCTCCTTTTGTCGTATCGGCTAAGCGTTCGGGGGATATAGGCTGGATGCATGATATTCAGTCTCTGGAGCCGTTTCTTCATGAAACTATAGACCTCGGAGGCTCTTACGTTACCGCCAAACGTCGGCAGATTGGAGAGGGACCACGTGTGATTGTCACCGGTACATGTCCTTCATGTCTGGATACGGCCTGGGGGTTGGCGGATATTGATGTTTTAAATGATTTTGACTCCGTCATGACGTACACGCAAACGCAAGGGCGAGGGCAATTGCGAAGGCAATGGTCGTCTCCTGCTGGCAATGTGTACGCTGCGCTTGTTTTGCCTGAGCGATTCGGTCCACTTGCTGATGCTGTGTCGGTTGCCCTTGGGGCAGGTGTTGTTCTTTGCTTCCAATCGCAGGGTATCGATGCCCGGCTGAAATGGCCGAATGACATTTTGGTAGGTGACAAAAAGGTTGGCGGAATATTGATTGAAGAACGTCATGGGCAGATGATTGCGGGAATCGGAATCAATCTTGCCTCTTGTCCTCCAGCCTCAGCGTTGCGACGAGATGCGGCTATTGAAGCTGACTGTCTTCGCTTTCCTGGCGTTCAACCAGGCCCGCTCACTGTGTGGTTGCATCTTGTGGAGTTCTTACAAAAATGGTATGTAAACTATCTTGCGGTCGCTTCCTCATGTCGATTTGTGTCCGACATTGAGCGCAACCTAGCATGGCTTGGACACAGCGTTTTGATCACGAACGACGGACCCCGGACATACAAGGCTGAAATCATTGGCTTGGCTGATGACGGTGGTCTCCTTATTGAGACATATGCCGACGGCAACGTTCTCCGCCGCGTTCTTCACGGCGGAAGCATCATCCCACTTATGTAA